The stretch of DNA CAAAGATTGATAAAGAGTTTTTATACTTTAGATTAGACTCTAACTTCTCTCATATATTAATCGATGAGTTTCAAGATACTTCACTTTTACAATATAAGATTTTACAACCATTGATTGAAGAGATACTTTCAAGTTCTGAGTTTAAAACCTTCTTTTATGTTGGAGATACAAAGCAGTCTATTTATAGATTTAGAGGTGGAAAAAGAGAACTATTTGATTATGTATTAAAAACAAACCCAATGGTAAATGTTGAGGTTTTAAATACAAACTTTAGGTCATGTGAAAAAGTAGTTAATTATGTAAATCAATCTTTTAATAAGTTAGTTTCATATGAGTATCATGACCAAATACCAATTCATAAAGATGGGTATGTAGAAGTACTTGAAGATGAGGCATTATTAGAAGATGAAAAGTATGCAAATATAGCTAAAAAAATATCTGAGCTTATGCAAAAAGGTGTAAATAGTAATGATATAGCAATATTAACATATACAAACGATGATGTATTAAATCTATACTCTTATTTAAAAAAGATGTTCCCAAGTTTAAAAATTAGTACAGAGATGACATCAAAGTTAATAAATCAAGAGAATGTAAAAGCTATTATAAATGCAATCAAATATCTTTATTTTCAAGAGAGTATTTATAAAGAGAATTTAAATGCAATCATAGGAAAGAAGCCTGAAACACAATTTGAATTAGATATTGATTTAAAATATAAAAGTGTGCAAGAATCAGTATTAAAAATAGCACAAGCTTTAAATGTAACAGATGACAATGTTATAAAGTTTGTAGAGCTTTGTTCTTCATATAAAAATGTAGTTGACTTTGTATATGAAATTGATGAATTAGATGCGTCAATAGAAAACTCTGAGCAAATAGGTTTACAGATTTTAACTATCTTTAAATCAAAAGGTTTGGAGTTCCATACTGTATTATTACTTGATAGAATAAAACAAAAAGTAGCTAATAGAGATTCATTATTATTTGAATATGATGATGTAAATTTAAAAAATATTTATTATAAAATTGGTGGTTTGGATAATTATAGTATTGAATATAAAGAAGCTTTAAAAAAAGAGAAATCTTTAGAGTTTGAAGATGAATTAAATATTTTATATGTTGCTATGACAAGGGCAAAAAAGAATATGATAATATTTAAAAAGCCTGAAAAGTCAGTTTTTGACCTACTTGATTTAAAACCAAATATTTTAGGAGAAATAGTTGTTAGTGATAATAAAACTAAAAACTATGAGAAAACATCTAAAGTATTATATCAAGCACTTAACTTAGGTAAACAAGATAAACCAATAAGTGTAGAAAATGAGGATGAAGAGTATACTTTACATGCAAAATATTTTGGTATAGCAACTCACTATTGCTTAGAAATGATGAATAGTTTTGATGAGAATTCATTAAATCTAGCTATAAATATCGTAAGAAATAGATATTCAAACTATTTAGATGAAAATGATATTCAAAATATCAAAAATAGAGTTTCTAATCTTTTAGTAAATAGTGAATTTTTAGAGTTAGTAAAAGAGGGTAACTATAGTAAAGAACAATCACTTATTTATAAAAATGAGTTAAGGATTATAGATTTACTTGTTGAAAAAGATAATAAGTATTATATCTTTGATTATAAAACTACAAAGGGTGAATTACAAGAGCATGTTTATCAAGTAAGTTATTATAAAAAGGCAATAAAAGATATTTTAGCCTCTGATGAGGTTTATACTTATATTGTCTATTTAAATGAGGATATGGCTAAGCTAAAAAAGGTTTAAATAAAATACCTAATTGAAGCAAAGCCATAGGCTCTAGTCTTTGAAATGAGTTTTAGATTATCTTCATTTACTATGCCACCTAAGGCAATTACATCTAAATCTTCATATGACCTAATTACTTCTCTTAATTTTGACATTCCTTTTGGTTCACCTTTATTTGGTGTATCAAATATTGGAGAGTAAGTAATTGCATTTATATGTTTTTTTTGTGCATTTTCTACATCTGTAAAATTGTGGCATGAGATAATAGTATAAAGGTCTAAATCTTTTGCCTTTTGAATATCATCGAACTGTTTTGATGTAAGATGAACACCATGTGCTTTTAGTTCATGTGCTAGTTTATAGTTTTCATTTAATAAAATCTTTTTTATATTAAACTCTTTGCAAACTTTAACAAAAACTTCTGCTAGTTCTTTATAGTTTGAAGATTGTTTATCTCTAAAACAAGCCATATCAATTTTTTTAGAATTAAAAACTTTTCTTAGGTTTTTTTCAAATAATATTAAATCATTTGAATAGTATTCAGGATCAGTTATTAGATAACTAACCAAATCATCTCTCATTTTGTTTATTCCTTTTATAGAACGAAAAAAGGGGAAGAGCAAAAACTCTTCCCCTTTCTAAGTTTTGTGGAGACTAAATTAATTAGTGATCCTCATGCTCCATCATAACTGAACCTGCGATATAAACGTAAGTTAAAATCATGAAAATGAATGCTTGTAAAACACCAAAAGCAGCTAACATAAAGAAACCAGCTAATGGAACTAACCATGGTACTAACATTAATAATACCATTAAGAACATGTCATCCCCTCTTACAGAACCAAAAAGTCTGAATGATAATGAGATAATTCTTGAAAAGTGAGAAATAATCTCAATAGGGAACATTAATGGAGCTAAGATTGGCATAGGTCCCATAAAGTGTTTGAAATAGTTAACAAAACCATTTTTCTTAATACCTACGTAATTATAGTAAATAAATACAATAAGTGCTAAAGATAAAGTAAAGTTAATATTAGCAGTTGGTGATTCAAAACCTGGAATAACACCAGTCATGTTACTTAGGAAAATAACTAAACCTAAAGCACCAATTAATGGTAAATATCTTCTAGCATTTTCTTCTCCCATTGAATCTTTTCCAATTGAGATAACACCTTGGATGTACGCTTCTAAAACATTTTGTGTACCAGTTGGAACAAGTTGCATTTTTTTAGTTGCAGATCTTGCTAGTAAAAAGATAACTCCCACTACTAGTACAAAGTGTGATAAAATGATCCATTCTTGACCGTGACCACCGATAGAGCCTAAGAAT from Arcobacter sp. F155 encodes:
- a CDS encoding RecB-like helicase, encoding MKKYLALKASAGSGKTFALTVRYITLLLKGASPKEILTLTFTNKAANEMSERIYKTLLSLGEDEAYLGAIQEQSGFSKEEILSRKEQLVHIFSNASLSIFTIDKFVNKILREFSGYAGINDDFEIKEDDVEKLSSKFLQSLDIDSFDKLIDFSLFENKKYNSIFEIFKNIFEKGETVDVVNIDLSLIEIQKKEALTEGLKIKEFILNCPNASKSAIKAVEYENFDELISKKWLEKNSAGEYSYFKKCANETLEQYFAKTKEQVGNYYKLRSTFSLSRLFELYNLFKEYKRKYNSSKNYLHFDDISNICYELLSTKIDKEFLYFRLDSNFSHILIDEFQDTSLLQYKILQPLIEEILSSSEFKTFFYVGDTKQSIYRFRGGKRELFDYVLKTNPMVNVEVLNTNFRSCEKVVNYVNQSFNKLVSYEYHDQIPIHKDGYVEVLEDEALLEDEKYANIAKKISELMQKGVNSNDIAILTYTNDDVLNLYSYLKKMFPSLKISTEMTSKLINQENVKAIINAIKYLYFQESIYKENLNAIIGKKPETQFELDIDLKYKSVQESVLKIAQALNVTDDNVIKFVELCSSYKNVVDFVYEIDELDASIENSEQIGLQILTIFKSKGLEFHTVLLLDRIKQKVANRDSLLFEYDDVNLKNIYYKIGGLDNYSIEYKEALKKEKSLEFEDELNILYVAMTRAKKNMIIFKKPEKSVFDLLDLKPNILGEIVVSDNKTKNYEKTSKVLYQALNLGKQDKPISVENEDEEYTLHAKYFGIATHYCLEMMNSFDENSLNLAINIVRNRYSNYLDENDIQNIKNRVSNLLVNSEFLELVKEGNYSKEQSLIYKNELRIIDLLVEKDNKYYIFDYKTTKGELQEHVYQVSYYKKAIKDILASDEVYTYIVYLNEDMAKLKKV
- a CDS encoding thiamine phosphate synthase produces the protein MRDDLVSYLITDPEYYSNDLILFEKNLRKVFNSKKIDMACFRDKQSSNYKELAEVFVKVCKEFNIKKILLNENYKLAHELKAHGVHLTSKQFDDIQKAKDLDLYTIISCHNFTDVENAQKKHINAITYSPIFDTPNKGEPKGMSKLREVIRSYEDLDVIALGGIVNEDNLKLISKTRAYGFASIRYFI
- a CDS encoding F0F1 ATP synthase subunit A, yielding MEGRLFTFLGSIGGHGQEWIILSHFVLVVGVIFLLARSATKKMQLVPTGTQNVLEAYIQGVISIGKDSMGEENARRYLPLIGALGLVIFLSNMTGVIPGFESPTANINFTLSLALIVFIYYNYVGIKKNGFVNYFKHFMGPMPILAPLMFPIEIISHFSRIISLSFRLFGSVRGDDMFLMVLLMLVPWLVPLAGFFMLAAFGVLQAFIFMILTYVYIAGSVMMEHEDH